The proteins below come from a single Antennarius striatus isolate MH-2024 chromosome 18, ASM4005453v1, whole genome shotgun sequence genomic window:
- the dhx30 gene encoding ATP-dependent RNA helicase DHX30, whose amino-acid sequence MAFAGVSLVRLKSLCHLGKYIVTEGKTGTIWPRDVQWYRTKARTVQETVTSRFDTKRDNETANLLKEFPDPKHLLNATICQSLRTSDLSQYIQYSCVEHAGIKKATVTLQWPCKIQEEGHADKKVDAERFAAAAACLRLREMGIIGPNNQLPRRRAVGNRTLRFLDDDDNLSTTNKIYKESDSKKCQSAKDSSVAEAFSLFPQPKSVLTKVMGLAMSSKRIKELIQFKTTGGKFKNCSLSLHWPEQMKFSAKASTKVMAERKAAALACMKLKELGLLDENNKPLTHAKYHHEKVQEAMQQQRSPVPVEIPVYLEDDLRNYLEQYPVGTELQSFEEEEVKEQQLEQKHEEEDLTDAITGRLYRPLSLQQAQALSFHLQETWEKANPALGVELPVDAHRQRVVSAIKSSRVVVIAGETGCGKTTRIPRFLLEENVRSGKGANCNILVTQPRRISAVSVAHRVAKEMGPDLKHSVGYQVRLESRPPEHSGGALLFLTVGVLLRKLQSNPGLTGISHVVVDEVHERDINTDLLLALLRSCLKKNPDLRVVLMSATGDNQKLARYFGGCPVVKVPGFMHPVREHFLEDVLREMGRPMPVHDGLTFNHKQEGRQEVTTAVDLVADVIEHIDRHGEPGGVLCFLPGWQEIKSVQEKLMERPHFSTHSHLILPLHSGLSVANQQEVFQHPSVGQRKIVLTTNIAETSITIDDIVHVVDTGVHKEQNYDPNTKVSCLDTVWVSRSNVTQRKGRAGRCQPGQSYHLFSSKQLESLTPFPIPEILRTPLENLVVQAKIHSPKSKAVDFLSQVMDSPDLEAIQYAVQNLQNIDILDEKEMLTPLGRRVACLSCDPCLGKVLVLGALFRCLLPLLSVAACLTRDPFHNSLQNRSEIKKVKEALGVSSYSDYAVFIRAVLGWRRVQREERLERDAYLEEHCLSRTSLRFISGLMSQFSANLHEAKLVSHSNKCLSDDSLCNRHSNEFELVNAVLLAGLYPNLIQVKKGIVTRGGRFQPNKLSFRILSGPAILHRSSVNRGKDMFLSRWLTFYSAVKSNGNVFIRDSSPVHPLALLLFTNANIVERVNRDRVRLSFSGCPLVHLELSVETWKLLRELRTSIQTMMYRNLSDSRNITINAVQDRRLISLVTDLLNSSASNHLFDGLMT is encoded by the exons ATGGCGTTCGCCGGTGTCTCACTCGTGCGACTGAAGTCGTTGTGTCATTTGGGAAAGTATATCGTAACAGAAGGCAAAACAGGCACCATATGGCCCAGAGACGTGCAGTGGTACAGGACCAAAGCCAGAACCGTCCAGGAGACTGTTACGTCACGCTTTGACACGAAACGAG ATAACGAGACTGCAAACCTCTTGAAGGAGTTCCCAGACCCTAAACATCTCTTGAATGCCACCATCTGTCAATCACTGAGAACCAGTGATCTGTCCCAGTACATCCAGTACAGCTGCGTGGAGCATGCGGGCATCAAG AAAGCTACAGTCACCCTACAGTGGCCCTGCAAGATTCAAGAGGAGGGTCATGCAGACAAGAAGGTTGATGCAGAGCGATTTGCAGCGGCTGCTGCGTGTCTCAGACTCAGA GAAATGGGTATCATCGGTCCCAATAATCAGCTCCCCAGGAGAAGAGCTGTCGGTAATCGTACACTGCGTTTTCTTGACGATGATGACAACTTGAGCACAACAAATAAGATCTATAAAGAAAGTGattcaaaaaaatgtcaatCAGCGAAAGACTCCAGTGTCGCTGAGGCTTTTTCCCTGTTTCCACAACCTAAATCTGTCTTGACAAAGGTCATGGGGTTGGCTATGTCCTCCAAACGCATTAAG GAGCTAATACAGTTTAAAACTACCGGAGGCAAATTCAAGAATTGTTCGTTGTCCTTGCACTGGCCAGAACAGATGAAATTCTCTGCCAAAGCAAGCACAAAGGTGATGGCGGAGAGGAAAGCTGCAGCACTTGCCTGCATGAAACTGAAG GAGCTGGGCCTAttggatgaaaacaacaaaccaCTGACTCATGCCAAGTACCATCACGAGAAGGTGCAGGAAGCTATGCAACAACAGCGGTCCCCCGTTCCTGTGGAGATCCCAGTATATCTGGAGGATGACTTGAGAAATTATCTTGAACAG TACCCAGTGGGAACAGAATTGCAGAGctttgaggaggaagaggtgaaagAACAGCAATTGGAGCAGAAgcatgaggaagaggatttGACTGATGCCATCACAGGCAGGCTGTACAGGCCTCTGTCTCTACAGCAGGCCCAAGCGCTCAGCTTCCACCTGCAGGAGACCTGGGAAAAGGCAAACCCTGCCTTGGGTGTGGAGCTCCCAGTCGACGCCCACCGCCAGCGTGTGGTCTCGGCAATCAAGTCTTCCAGGGTGGTTGTGATTGCTGGTGAAACAGGATGTGGAAAAACAACACGGATACCTCgcttcctcctggaggagaacGTGAGAAGTGGCAAAGGGGCAAACTGCAACATCCTTGTGACCCAGCCTCGTCGCATCAGTGCTGTGTCCGTTGCCCATCGAGTTGCTAAAGAGATGGGTCCTGATCTAAAACATTCTGTGGGATATCAG gtGAGGCTTGAAAGTCGACCACCAGAGCATAGTGGAGGAGCCTTACTCTTTCTCACCGTGGGCGTCCTGCTGAGGAAACTACAGTCAAACCCAGGCCTGACAGGAATCAGCCATGTGGTAGTGGACGAGGTTCACGAGAGAGACATTAACACGGACCTGCTGTTGGCTTTGTTGCGCTCATGTTTAAAGAAGAACCCTGACCTTAGAGTGGTGCTTATGAGCGCTACTGGGGATAACCAGAAGCTGGCGCGCTACTTTGGAGGCTGCCCAGTGGTAAAAGTACCGGGGTTCATGCACCCAGTAAGGGAGCATTTTCTGGAGGATGTGCTGAGAGAGATGGGACGACCAATGCCAGTCCATGACGGGCTAACCTTCAACCACAAGCAG GAAGGAAGACAAGAGGTCACAACAGCTGTGGATTTAGTAGCTGATGTGATTGAGCACATTGACAGACATGGAGAGCCAG GTGGAGTGTTGTGTTTTCTCCCTGGATGGCAGGAGATCAAGAGTGTCCAGGAAAAGCTGATGGAGAGACCCCACTTTTCCACACACTCGCATTTAATTTTACCTT TGCACTCTGGTTTATCAGTGGCCAACCAGCAGGAGGTTTTCCAGCACCCCTCAGTGGGCCAGAGGAAGATTGTCCTCACTACTAACATTGCTGAGACCTCCATCACCATAGATGATATTGTCCATGTGGTTGATACAGGAGTTCACAAAGAACAGAACTACGATCCAAATACCAAA GTTTCTTGTCTGGACACAGTTTGGGTATCTCGCTCGAATGTCACTCAGAGAAAAGGAAGAGCAGGACGATGTCAGCCAGGGCAGTCCTACCACCTGTTCTCAAGCAAGCAGCTGGAGTCCCTGACTCCCTTTCCTATCCCTGAGATTCTGCGGACCCCACTGGAGAATTTAGTGGTTCAGGCCAAAATCCACAGTCCTAAAAGCAAG gcTGTGGATTTCTTATCTCAGGTGATGGATAGTCCAGATCTGGAAGCAATCCAGTATGCTGTCCAAAATCTGCAAAACATTG ACATTCTGGATGAGAAAGAAATGCTGACACCCTTAGGAAGACGTGTTGCCTGTTTATCATGTGACCCCTGTCTCGGCAAAGTACTAGTCCTGGGTGCTTTGTTCAGATGTCTGCTGCCCTTGTTGTCAGTAGCTGCATGTCTGACCAGAGACCCTTTTCACAACAGCCTGCAGAACAGATCCGAAATCAAAAAG GTGAAAGAAGCTCTTGGTGTCTCAAGCTACAGCGACTATGCGGTGTTCATTAGAGCTGTATTGGGCTGGAGGAGAGTCCAGCGAGAGGAAAGGCTGGAAAGAGATGCGTATCTAGAGGAACATTGCCTGTCAAGAACCAGTCTTAGATTCATCAGTG GTCTCATGTCTCAGTTCAGTGCAAACCTGCATGAAGCAAAGCTGGTGTCACATTCCAACAAGTGCCTGAGTGACGATTCTCTTTGTAACAGGCACAGCAACGAGTTTGAGCTGGTAAACGCTGTGCTACTGGCTGGACTTTATCCCAACCTCATTCAG gtgAAGAAAGGCATTGTGACCAGAGGTGGCCGCTTTCAACCCAACAAGTTATCATTCCGCATTCTGAGTGGGCCAGCAATTCTTCATCGCTCCTCAGTGAACAG AGGAAAAGACATGTTTCTGAGTCGCTGGTTAACCTTTTACAGTGCTGTCAAGTCAAATGGGAATGTCTTCATCAGAGACTCTTCTCCAGTGCATCCACTGGCCTTGTTGCTGTTCACGAATGCAAATATTGTTGAGAGAG TGAACAGAGACAGAGTGCGACTGTCATTTTCTGGATGCCCCTTGGTGCACTTAGAGTTGTCAGTTGAGACTTGGAAGCTGCTACGGGAGCTACGCACTTCAATCCAGACCATGATGTACCGCAACCTCAGTGATTCCAGGAATATTACTATCAATGCTGTTCAAGATAGACGACTCATCTCTTTAGTAACGGATTTACTGAACAGTTCAGCTTCAAACCATTTATTTGATGGACTGATGACGTAA
- the LOC137612017 gene encoding alanine aminotransferase 1-like → MGVLHEISQNVRNIKPLVSSLLTRRASQIKEELRQGVKKPYKEVIDVCWDDSHRAGVKPLSFVRQVLATCIHPQLVMSDRLPMDVKQRAQTMLRRCDGGSVGSYADTSHPTELFETISEFMKRRDRGASAGDLYISPGSLWSLTTFLSTLVKKGSFRTGVLTPVPGHCTTISAITGLGAVAAPYQLSEEHGWELHLEELLRALESAKRTCNPVALYIINPGSPSGHVQSRESIQEVIRFVSEKKLFLLVNEVYQDCVYGEKKFISYKRVLREMGPPFADTVELASFHSASKGLLGESGLRCGYMELVNVDPTVKRYIATLFSANACAPTLGQIALDLMLNPPQPGDPSYPLYKMETQNIWNMLIHNVKRVYEVINSLPNFLCQSLEGGTFAFPRLYLPLKAIQRAKDMGMEPDTFYCIRLLEDAGVLVSPGCEYGQKDGTYHIRICITTTEETMEEVLQRLACFHTQFMKDFK, encoded by the exons ATGGGTGTCCTGCATGAGATCAGTCAAAATGTGAGGAACATCAAGCCTTTGGTGTCTTCGCTCCTGACCAGACGTGCTAGCCAGATCAAGGAAGAGCTcagacag GGAGTCAAAAAGCCATACAAAGAAGTAATTGATGTCTGCTGGGATGACTCACACCGGGCAGGGGTGAAGCCTCTGTCCTTTGTGAGACAG GTTCTTGCAACTTGTATTCACCCTCAGCTTGTGATGAGTGACAGACTACCAATGGACGTCAAACAAAGGGCTCAAACAATGCTGAGAAGATGTGATGGGGGAAGTGTTG GTTCTTATGCTGACACATCGCATCCAACAGAATTGTTCGAAACCATCTCTGAGTTCATGAAGAGAAGAGACCGTGGAGCTTCAGCTGGAGACCTTTACATAAGTCCAGGCTCACTGTGGTCACTCACG ACCTTTCTCAGCACCTTGGTAAAGAAGGGTTCATTCAGGACAGGGGTGCTTACTCCAGTACCGGGCCACTGCACCACGATTTCAGCTATAACTGGGCTGGGAGCAGTTGCGGCTCCCTACCAACTCAGTGAGGAGCATGGCTGGGAGCTGCATCTAGAAGAGCTGCTTCGAGCACTGGAATCTGCAAAGAGGACATGTAACCCTGTCGCTCTGTACATTATCAACCCTGGAAGTCCCTCAG GTCACGTCCAGAGCAGAGAATCCATTCAAGAGGTGATCCGGTTTGTCTCAGAGAAGAAACTCTTCCTCCTGgtcaatgag GTGTATCAGGATTGTGTTTATGGGGAAAAGAAGTTTATTTCATACAAAAGGGTTCTTAGGGAGATGGGGCCTCCTTTTGCAGACACAGTGGAGCTGGCATCTTTTCATTCTGCATCCAAAGGCTTATTGGGAGA AAGTGGTCTGCGTTGTGGATACATGGAGTTGGTGAATGTGGACCCCACTGTTAAGAGATACATAGCCACGCTGTTCTCGGCAAATGCATGTGCACCAACATTGGGACAGATTGCTCTGGATCTGATGCTGAACCCTCCACAACCAGGAGACCCTTCATATCCACTTTATAAAATG GAGACACAAAATATCTGGAACATGCTAATTCATAATGTCAAGAGAGTCTATGAAGTCATAAACAGTCTGCCAAATTTCCTCTGCCAATCTTTGGAAGGAGGAACATTTGCATTTCCGAGACTGTACCTTCCACTGAAAGCCATACAGAGAGCCAAG GATATGGGAATGGAACCAGACACGTTCTACTGTATTAGACTGCTAGAAGATGCTGGTGTGTTGGTCAGTCCTGGTTGTGAATATGGACAGAAGGACGGCACCTACCACATcag AATttgcatcacaactacagaggAAACAATGGAAGAAGTGCTGCAACGCCTCGCCTGCTTTCACACACAGTTCATGAAAGACTTCAAATAA